One window of the Sebastes umbrosus isolate fSebUmb1 chromosome 1, fSebUmb1.pri, whole genome shotgun sequence genome contains the following:
- the si:ch211-117k10.3 gene encoding Krueppel-like factor 15 has protein sequence MVSLSSRPLSLDNDVFRDSSSSSLFSLVLADAASSEGGSSASCDSPDAGELGAVLSSSPGEEEDEEEEDEDEDEGASLHIFLGPAGEEEPASQEPKLPDFPFHPSSPFTPTLEDIEEFLREKMELVKDGLLTPKEEEESPRPCSHSPSSTAPPAASSETCSDPGSSANHCTSSPNTPQNKQNSPADLSPSAQVNPSPSTVTPPVLLGAPLVLQLQPLPLAQPPTPTGSPPGAQSGIWLTHLVMGLQGAATGQNLTLLAPQVPSATTTSTTTTTTTTLLSLHSGDPKSGDQKYVKIAPLPITMRTLEITGLTGLGGQGGGLLKAVAPRVTRLLPTERVHKCSHPGCGKMYTKSSHLKAHFRRHTGEKPYTCSWPECGWRFSRSDELSRHRRSHSGIKPYECSLCEKKFARSDHLSKHTKVHRSSRPSRIIRATV, from the exons ATGGTGTCTCTCAGCAGCAGACCGCTGAGTTTGGACAATGACGTGTTCagggacagcagcagcagcagcctgttctccctcgtCCTGGCAGACGCAGCCAGCAGCGAGGGCGGCAGCTCGGCGTCCTGCGACAGCCCCGACGCCGGGGAGCTGGGCGCCGTGCTCAGCTCCAGCCccggagaggaggaagatgaggaggaggaggacgaagatgAAGACGAGGGGGCCAGTCTGCATATCTTTCTTGGACCGGCGGGAGAAGAGGAGCCTGCGAGTCAGGAGCCCAAACTGCCAGACTTCCCATTCCATCCCTCCTCCCCGTTCACCCCGACCCTGGAGGACATCGAGGAGTTCTTGAGGGAGAAGATGGAGCTGGTCAAAGACGGGCTGCTGACCCctaaagaagaggaagaatcCCCTCGACCCTGCAGTCACTCTCCATCCTCCACTGCACCCCCGGCTGCTTCCTCAGAGACTTGCAGTGACCCCGGGTCTAGTGCAAATCATTGCACTTCAAGCCCAAACACTCCTCAGAACAAGCAAAACAGCCCAGCTGACCTTTCCCCTTCTGCCCAAGTGAACCCCTCACCCTCCACCGTAACCCCGCCAGTGCTCCTGGGCGCTCCGCTGGTCCTCCAGCTCCAGCCCCTCCCTCTGGCCCAGCCTCCCACCCCAACAGGCTCTCCTCCCGGGGCCCAAAGTGGCATCTGGCTCACTCATCTGGTCATGGGGCTCCAGGGTGCTGCCACCGGACAAAATCTCACCCTGCTGGCCCCGCAGGTGCCTtccgccaccaccacctccaccaccaccaccaccaccaccaccttgtTATCACTGCACAGCGGAGATCCCAAGTCAGGTGACCAGAAGTACGTGAAGATCGCCCCTCTGCCCATCACTATGAGGACTCTAGAGATCACGGGCTTGACGGGGCTTGGGGGCCAGGGCGGTGGTCTGTTGAAGGCCGTGGCCCCCCGGGTGACCAGGCTGCTGCCGACAGAGAGGGTCCATAAGTGCTCCCACCCCGGCTGTGGGAAGATGTACACCAAAAGCAGCCACCTGAAAGCTCACTTCCGCCGGCATAcgggagagaaaccctacacaTGTAGCTGGCCTGAGTGTGGATGGAG GTTCTCCCGATCCGACGAACTGTCCCGTCACCGCCGCTCCCACTCCGGCATCAAGCCGTACGAGTGCTCACTGTGCGAGAAGAAGTTTGCCCGCAGTGATCACTTATCCAAACACACGAAGGTCCACCGCAGCTCCAGGCCTAGCAGGATTATCAGAGCCACCGTGTGA